One part of the Candidatus Hydrogenedentota bacterium genome encodes these proteins:
- a CDS encoding SUMF1/EgtB/PvdO family nonheme iron enzyme: MIVPGKKWSWLAGLLAAVCIAGGCFSAPPPRETRVVIASSPEQEADVTIGDMPRGKTPVTLVNPPPGETVAVLTRENFERTSKTIVFPDQGEERIVIDMRPLRGYLTIESTPAGAQVFLDGREHLGNTPLTSKEVPIGKHTYEVRLDNYRTATGEIEIKEDYRYQFAHVLAPKNAQLAVVSRPSGAKLWLNGELLPQLSPAKFEVSPGDYILTLYAKGYDKLEQPVVLGPNESKTLELVLTEGKAPEGMVLIPAGPFIMGLNGASPDEKPQRTLELPAFYMDQYEVTNAEFKLVFPDHVFPDDAKDKPVTGVSFVQASAYAKAVGKRLPTEEEWEKAARGTDGREYPWGMEFVPENCNSGSEGTIRVGRCRMGVSPFKCYDMAGNAYEWTASWYQAYPGNPDVTKDYGQQFRVLRGGSYKSDRFGVRCARRHYDHMESRQPDYGFRCAKDVE, translated from the coding sequence ATGATCGTCCCGGGTAAAAAATGGTCATGGTTGGCAGGGTTACTGGCGGCGGTGTGTATCGCGGGTGGATGTTTTTCCGCGCCGCCGCCGAGGGAAACACGGGTTGTCATCGCCAGTTCGCCGGAACAGGAAGCCGACGTGACGATTGGCGACATGCCCCGCGGTAAAACGCCCGTGACGCTGGTGAACCCGCCGCCGGGCGAGACCGTGGCCGTCCTCACGCGGGAAAATTTCGAGCGGACCTCGAAGACGATCGTCTTTCCTGATCAGGGCGAGGAACGCATCGTCATTGACATGCGCCCGCTGCGGGGATACCTGACCATCGAGAGCACGCCGGCGGGCGCGCAGGTTTTCCTGGACGGGCGCGAGCATCTGGGCAATACGCCGTTGACAAGCAAGGAAGTTCCCATCGGAAAACACACTTATGAGGTGCGGCTGGACAACTATCGGACGGCGACGGGCGAAATCGAAATCAAGGAGGATTACCGCTACCAGTTTGCTCATGTTTTGGCCCCCAAGAACGCCCAACTGGCCGTCGTGTCCCGTCCTTCCGGCGCCAAACTGTGGCTCAACGGTGAATTGCTCCCGCAACTATCGCCCGCCAAATTCGAGGTATCCCCCGGCGACTATATTCTGACGTTGTACGCGAAAGGCTACGACAAGTTGGAACAACCGGTCGTTTTGGGCCCCAACGAATCGAAAACGCTGGAATTGGTGCTGACAGAAGGCAAGGCGCCCGAAGGGATGGTCCTGATTCCCGCCGGACCTTTCATTATGGGCCTCAATGGCGCCTCGCCCGATGAAAAGCCCCAGCGCACCTTGGAGTTGCCGGCCTTCTACATGGACCAATACGAGGTTACCAATGCGGAGTTCAAATTGGTTTTTCCCGATCACGTTTTTCCGGACGACGCCAAGGACAAGCCGGTGACCGGTGTCTCGTTTGTCCAAGCGTCTGCCTATGCGAAGGCCGTGGGCAAGCGCCTGCCGACCGAAGAGGAATGGGAGAAGGCGGCCCGGGGCACGGATGGCCGCGAATATCCCTGGGGCATGGAATTCGTGCCGGAAAACTGCAATTCCGGCTCGGAGGGCACAATCCGGGTGGGGCGTTGCCGCATGGGTGTTTCGCCGTTCAAATGTTACGACATGGCCGGCAACGCCTATGAATGGACCGCCAGTTGGTATCAGGCGTATCCCGGCAATCCGGACGTGACCAAGGATTATGGCCAGCAGTTCCGCGTGCTGCGGGGCGGTTCCTATAAAAGTGACCGATTCGGGGTGCGTTGCGCCCGAAGACATTACGATCACATGGAATCTCGTCAGCCGGATTACGGTTTCCGATGCGCCAAAGATGTCGAATGA
- the pilM gene encoding type IV pilus assembly protein PilM has product MMKIGRGRAKRLVLDVGTHAIRVCELTQTKTGFQLTRYFQREVLLDPLLDEESKRRHMNEELKKLLKEKKIRTRKTVVAVPGRSVFTRTRTLPPVQESKITQIVRYEIQQQIPFALDQIALDYQKLSKTEAGGYDVMMAAIKVDVVDKHLALLRETKCAVDVVDICPFATYNWLKHTGEFGDKGECVALLDMGASATDIVIERGGQFRFTRPLMIGGNDITSAIRDAMGLNFLDAEKLKRDRGSAPTGDPQRDGQLGEIIAKVLTRLITEINRSFSYFRSLPGGGTIDRIVITGGGACLRNIVPYFQEQFGVEVRIARPLAGLAIAPGAQEINEHPEQAAVALGLALRTLQPVPIAVNLVPPALLESARRKEQLFYWVLSFITLGLIGASTVPGLTAKQKVVLERIQTVKKYVQAYDPELAANPTKKSVYESQLQAARKEIAARQKQLNLLSTAYTTCNWWIHLLRMLNNARPPGGKIWFSSVESSVVNPGAADPVKGTVASTGFPGIDAAKGGAIVPKQNGMKVLGYASDPDSLTQFISQLRETRAAQGGLFFSEAQVEKVPITEMEDARVGQASIGGQRSQPGPAAGGSVETVYFFRVDFIFTPPQQPPQPQQPQPRPRR; this is encoded by the coding sequence ATGATGAAGATTGGGCGTGGGCGCGCGAAGCGCTTGGTGCTGGACGTGGGCACCCATGCTATTCGGGTTTGCGAACTCACGCAAACCAAGACCGGTTTTCAACTCACCCGTTACTTTCAGCGGGAGGTGCTGCTGGATCCGCTTTTGGATGAAGAATCCAAACGCCGCCACATGAACGAGGAACTCAAGAAACTCCTCAAGGAAAAGAAAATCCGGACTCGAAAGACGGTGGTTGCCGTGCCGGGACGTTCGGTCTTTACCCGCACGCGCACCTTGCCCCCGGTGCAGGAAAGCAAGATCACCCAAATCGTCCGGTACGAAATCCAGCAACAAATCCCGTTCGCGCTCGATCAAATCGCGCTCGATTACCAGAAATTGAGCAAGACGGAAGCGGGCGGTTACGACGTTATGATGGCGGCCATCAAGGTGGACGTGGTGGACAAGCACCTGGCCCTGCTGCGCGAAACCAAATGCGCGGTGGACGTTGTGGACATCTGCCCGTTTGCGACCTACAACTGGCTCAAGCATACCGGGGAATTCGGCGACAAGGGCGAATGCGTGGCCCTGCTCGACATGGGCGCGTCCGCCACCGATATCGTCATCGAGCGTGGCGGCCAGTTCCGTTTTACGCGGCCCTTGATGATCGGCGGCAACGACATCACCTCGGCCATACGCGACGCGATGGGCCTGAATTTTCTGGATGCGGAGAAACTGAAACGCGACCGGGGTTCGGCGCCCACGGGCGATCCCCAACGCGATGGGCAGTTGGGCGAAATTATCGCCAAGGTTCTGACCCGTCTGATCACCGAAATAAACCGGTCATTCTCCTATTTCAGATCGTTGCCGGGCGGCGGGACCATCGATCGGATTGTCATTACGGGCGGGGGGGCCTGTCTGCGCAACATCGTGCCGTATTTCCAGGAACAATTCGGCGTGGAAGTACGCATTGCGCGTCCGCTTGCCGGTTTGGCGATCGCCCCGGGCGCGCAGGAGATCAATGAACATCCCGAACAGGCCGCCGTGGCCCTCGGACTCGCCCTGCGCACCCTTCAGCCGGTTCCGATTGCCGTCAATCTGGTTCCGCCCGCGTTGCTTGAGTCCGCGCGCCGCAAGGAACAATTGTTTTACTGGGTGTTGTCTTTCATAACATTGGGACTGATCGGGGCGTCAACCGTGCCCGGTTTGACCGCCAAGCAAAAGGTGGTTCTGGAACGGATCCAAACCGTCAAGAAATACGTGCAAGCCTACGATCCTGAACTAGCCGCGAATCCGACCAAAAAGTCGGTCTATGAAAGCCAGTTGCAGGCCGCGCGCAAGGAAATTGCCGCCCGTCAAAAACAACTCAACCTTCTTTCCACCGCGTATACGACATGCAACTGGTGGATCCATCTTCTGCGCATGTTGAACAATGCCCGGCCGCCCGGGGGTAAAATCTGGTTCAGTTCGGTGGAGTCTTCCGTCGTCAATCCGGGCGCGGCGGATCCGGTGAAGGGCACGGTGGCCAGCACGGGGTTCCCTGGAATTGACGCCGCCAAGGGCGGGGCAATCGTTCCCAAACAGAACGGCATGAAGGTGCTGGGATATGCGAGCGATCCCGACTCGCTGACCCAGTTCATCAGTCAACTGCGTGAGACTCGCGCCGCCCAGGGCGGACTGTTTTTCAGCGAGGCCCAAGTCGAAAAAGTGCCCATTACCGAAATGGAAGATGCCCGCGTGGGCCAGGCGTCCATCGGCGGCCAGCGGAGCCAGCCCGGCCCCGCCGCCGGCGGATCCGTCGAAACCGTGTATTTTTTCCGCGTGGATTTTATTTTCACGCCGCCGCAGCAACCCCCGCAACCGCAGCAACCGCAACCGAGGCCAAGGCGATGA
- a CDS encoding tetratricopeptide repeat protein, producing the protein MSTKLSQNLITGCALSMAAAVWMAFVPAVAQAQQSEASAPGSAAASPPVVDAAAPSAVSEGTVSEAELHFRKGVDLYNGNLFLEALSEFNRALALNPSLEDAKTFRQKCEAKLVLTSTGASPAETPSFDTIDPSSMTPESETAHLSAQEIKKQRVTELIKMGERYMDHERYAKAVKYFEEALIIAPENARAQEGLHKATLGASKEAISKAGEGIAEDRASIERFIEDSKRLPEGADATGIKPYRVMVPTVEEEYVEPQKQSPIEKTLDSPVSVEFENIHINEIVEFISDSYDINIVVDDRVVRRPPKPVAAAPVQAAPAPTPGPYPGAAGARPGGPGAPGAPGAPQRPPAAAPQQPQAQQQATAAAGRYVTDGIVPYINLKDVSLREALKALLRPLNLDFAVQPGFIWISTPQNIREESFEALETKYYELRNAGAETLFKIVLRNPGGMGGGMMGGGMMGGMGGYGG; encoded by the coding sequence ATGAGTACCAAGTTGTCGCAAAACCTGATAACAGGCTGCGCTTTGTCAATGGCGGCCGCCGTTTGGATGGCGTTTGTGCCCGCTGTAGCACAGGCGCAGCAATCGGAAGCCTCGGCGCCCGGTTCCGCCGCGGCATCGCCGCCGGTGGTGGACGCGGCTGCTCCTTCCGCCGTTTCGGAAGGGACCGTTTCCGAGGCGGAACTGCATTTCCGAAAAGGCGTTGACCTCTACAACGGCAACCTTTTTTTGGAGGCCCTGAGCGAATTTAATCGTGCCTTGGCGCTCAATCCATCCCTTGAAGACGCCAAGACGTTCCGCCAGAAATGCGAGGCCAAATTGGTCTTGACGTCCACCGGGGCCAGCCCGGCCGAGACGCCGTCGTTTGACACCATTGATCCCAGCTCGATGACGCCCGAATCGGAAACCGCGCATTTGTCCGCGCAGGAAATCAAGAAACAGCGCGTGACGGAACTCATCAAGATGGGCGAGCGCTACATGGATCACGAGCGCTACGCAAAGGCCGTCAAGTATTTTGAGGAAGCGCTGATTATCGCGCCCGAAAATGCGCGCGCGCAGGAAGGCTTGCACAAGGCGACCCTCGGCGCCAGCAAGGAAGCCATCTCCAAGGCCGGCGAAGGCATAGCGGAGGATCGCGCGTCCATCGAACGCTTTATCGAGGATTCCAAGCGGTTGCCGGAAGGGGCGGATGCCACCGGCATCAAACCGTACCGCGTCATGGTGCCCACGGTCGAGGAAGAATACGTAGAGCCACAGAAGCAGAGCCCCATTGAAAAAACCCTCGATTCGCCGGTCAGCGTTGAGTTTGAAAATATTCACATCAACGAAATCGTTGAATTTATCAGCGACAGTTACGACATCAATATCGTGGTGGATGACCGGGTGGTGCGGCGTCCCCCGAAGCCCGTGGCGGCCGCCCCTGTCCAAGCGGCGCCCGCCCCCACTCCCGGACCGTATCCCGGTGCTGCCGGCGCCCGGCCCGGTGGACCCGGCGCTCCCGGGGCTCCCGGCGCGCCACAACGACCGCCGGCGGCCGCGCCCCAGCAACCCCAGGCGCAACAACAGGCCACGGCGGCGGCGGGCCGCTATGTGACCGATGGCATCGTGCCCTATATCAATTTGAAGGATGTATCGTTGCGGGAAGCCTTGAAGGCGCTGTTGCGCCCGCTCAATCTCGATTTTGCGGTACAGCCGGGCTTTATCTGGATCAGCACCCCGCAAAACATCCGCGAGGAATCGTTCGAGGCGCTTGAAACGAAATATTACGAATTGCGCAACGCGGGCGCCGAAACCCTGTTCAAGATCGTGCTGCGCAATCCCGGCGGCATGGGTGGCGGCATGATGGGTGGCGGCATGATGGGCGGCATGGGCGGTTATGGCGGC